Proteins found in one Toxotes jaculatrix isolate fToxJac2 chromosome 18, fToxJac2.pri, whole genome shotgun sequence genomic segment:
- the LOC121198193 gene encoding uncharacterized protein LOC121198193 isoform X4 has protein sequence MNASKHHGQSNIICRCNQPCRPTGHYHCPYCEKTILRKENMETHMHGCQSKTSPPLTLAPPLGPLSASQPCIPVSQEVSRLPCPPTTSAAPPSPPTTSKVPLFPPASSTPPPSPPETHPTHLDQPEEPMVSNASVVDQDHCYTLPFPVSHHSPEVLALSSDIPSASQPEASSTDTCSPEASDEAGATSHDTMNLPSYGVRSLKLARCPHCSLRLYKKNLGAHIQRKHAGLKDITAASHLKNICVDETRGVFAVQKVAHGFSVPIHVQRKTWGNHHQVKCGLEECHKYQLLAKQSGLIYSLCEHIRSLDYCSKIAHEEFLNPEVLEELVSLRIVEESMMETCKSRQKAAEKDHVPFSVLVDLGGSTHQLCLSVHEPRIRSFSCFGRVIVTYNLKKHSWHCPCTNPRKSCPHKSIGKWHVFQTRKDLLPASTQETSHSHSYRATTELDRSVRYTYAEKKIPATLPGDATAPRSLTDYPVCLIPTEETCKLCPGHPRLEEGLLITDKATIVSMSGMKQNISTYNRRCPECHMDYRYQEWRDGVHNFNDHVILTLELCLYMRHGLLSHMSVSRMISCLESFRGQKFPAVSVIFQAYCHFEALNNTEYSYSCVKCGFFPAVIIMDIHRNRVPKLEVSELKTPPEDFDGLHNVEDFWDSVHLEMISRGFFPSSSTNPFVVRPCYENWAPWIGKETRKSDHVLNTEFKKMLTSETEGELSSVTADLLCEELLKQNEATLQSLCKSCSVETSGSRTDLVIRLREKLMNQQTYAEAYESIWGASGGWSVVACPHGIVYSLKFNLQTESPRDFADLLLSWKHFPNVCLYDSAHGLATHTNSRVPDNHPFHPHEGKPAAPTKENLAKAVRRKLKVSLQWLREKRERPEEDGHPRTGSRHRYALHDKLHQSNTKDPHDALRRVDLVPELQHCIKSKAVKHLFADMRKNNYFLNRMTPSTHMFVMRNLIEHRNTICNTELLET, from the exons ATGAACGCTTCGAAACATCATGGTCAAA GCAACATCATTTGCAGATGCAACCAGCCGTGCAGGCCAACGGGTCATTATCATTGCCCGTACTGTGAAAAAACAATTCTACGCAAAGAAAATATGGAAACTCACATGCACGGATGCCAAAGTAAAACCTCCCCACCACTGACATTGGCACCACCCTTAGGACCATTATCAGCATCACAGCCATGCATTCCTGTTTCCCAGGAGGTTTCAAGGCTCCCGTGTCCTCCCACAACGTCAGCAGCACCCCCTTCACCTCCTACAACATCAAAAGTACCTCTTTTTCCACCTGCATCATCAACACCGCCCCCTTCTCCACCTGAGACTCATCCAACCCACCTTGATCAGCCGGAGGAGCCTATGGTGTCTAATGCATCAGTAGTCGATCAAGACCATTGTTACACGCTTCCATTCCCAGTTTCTCACCACTCCCCTGAAGTGTTAGCGTTATCAAGCGATATTCCTTCAGCTTCACAACCAGAGGCCTCGAGCACAGACACCTGTTCACCTGAGGCTTCAGATGAGGCTGGTGCAACGTCTCATGACACAATGAACCTGCCATCATACGGTGTCAGAAGTTTAAAGTTGGCGCGGTGCCCTCACTGCTCGCTTCGTCTTTACAAGAAAAACCTGGGTGCCCATATACAGAGGAAGCACGCAGGGCTAAAGGATATCACTGCTGCTTCACACCTAAAAAACATATGTGTTGATGAAACACGCGGAGTATTTGCCGTTCAAAAAGTTGCTCATGGGTTCTCTGTGCCGATACATGTGCAGCGTAAAACATGGGGAAACCATCATCAGGTGAAGTGTGGCTTGGAGGAATGTCACAAGTATCAGTTGCTTGCAAAACAGAGTGGGCTAATCTACAGTCTGTGTGAGCACATTCGATCACTGGATTACTGCAGCAAGATTGCTCACGAGGAGTTTCTTAACCCAGAGGTTCTGGAGGAATTGGTCTCTCTGCGTATTGTTGAAGAATCTATGATGGAAACCTGCAAATCGAggcaaaaagcagcagagaaagaccATGTGCCTTTTTCTGTGTTAGTGGATTTAGGAGGTTCCACTCATcaactttgtctctctgttcaTGAGCCCAGAATTCGTAGCTTCTCCTGCTTTGGCAGAGTTATAGTCACTTATAACTTGAAAAAACACTCCTGGCATTGCCCCTGCACAAACCCTCGCAAATCATGTCCACATAAAAGCATCGGTAAATGGCACGTATTCCAAACCAGGAAAGATCTGCTGCCCGCATCAACTCAAGAGACATCTCACTCTCACAGTTATCGTGCGACCACAGAGCTGGACAGAAGTGTGAGATACACTTATGCAGAGAAGAAAATACCAGCAACTCTTCCTGGAGACGCCACAGCTCCAAGATCTCTGACAGATTACCCTGTTTGTTTGATTCCTACCGAAGAAACGTGCAAGCTCTGTCCAGGCCATCCCAGATTGGAAGAGGGTTTGCTCATCACAGACAAAGCTACGATTGTCAGCATGAGCGGGATGAAACAAA ACATTTCAACTTATAATAGGAGATGCCCTGAATGTCACATGGACTATCGGTACCAGGAGTGGCGAGATGGTGTCCACAACTTCAATGATCATGTTATTCTGACTCTGGAGCTTTGTCTCTATATGCGGCACGGCCTGCTG agcCATATGTCAGTGTCCAGAATGATTAGTTGCTTAGAAAGTTTTCGGGGTCAAAAGTTTCCTGCAGTCAGTGTTATTTTCCAAGCATATTGTCACTTTGAGGCACTGAACAACACAGAGTACAGTTACTCCTGCGTAAAATGTGGCTTCTTCCCTGCTGTTATAATTATGGACATCCACAGAAACAGAGTCCCCAAACTGGAGG TGAGTGAGCTGAAAACACCCCCTGAAGATTTTGATGGACTACACAACGTAGAGGACTTCTGGGACTCTGTACATTTGGAAATGATTAGCCGAGGCTTTTTTCCCA GCTCCTCCACAAATCCATTTGTGGTTCGTCCATGTTATGAAAACTGGGCTCCTTGGATTGGGAAGGAAACCCGCAAATCTGACCATGTCCTCAACACTGAATTCAAAAAGATGCTGACGTCCGAAACTGAGGGAGAACTGAGCAGTGTAACTGCAGACCTTCTTTGCGAGGAGTTACTAAAGCAAAAT GAAGCAACTCTTCAAAGTCTGTGCAAAAGTTGCAGTGTTGAAACGAGTGGATCGCGTACAGATCTGGTGATTCGGCTGAGGGAGAAACTGATGAATCAGCAGACCTATGCCGAAGCATATGAGTCTATTTGGGGTGCTTCTG GTGGATGGTCTGTAGTTGCATGCCCCCATGGCATTGTTTACAGTCTGAAATTCAACCTGCAGACAGAAAGTCCAAGAGATTTCGCTGATCTTcttttgtcatggaaacatttcccaaatgtgtgtctgtatgactcTGCACACGGTTTGGCAACGCACACAAATTCACGAGTCCCTGACAACCACCCATTTCACCCACATGAAGGAAAACCAGCAGCCCCGACAAAGGAGAACTTGGCCAAAGCAGTTCGTCGAAAACTGAAGGTGTCCCTGCAGTGGCTCAGAGAAAAACGTGAGCGTCCAGAGGAAGACGGACATCCGAGAACTGGATCAAGGCACCGTTATGCGTTACATGACAAGCTCCATCAGAGCAACACAAAAGACCCACATGATGCGCTGCGAAGGGTCGATCTGGTACCTGAACTCCAGCACTGTATAAAAAGTAAGGCTGTAAAACACCTGTTTGCCGACATGagaaaaaacaattatttccTCAACCGCATGACACCATCCACACACATGTTCGTGATGAGAAACCTGATCGAGCACAGGAACACGATTTGTAACACAGAGCTTCTGGAAACTTAA
- the LOC121198193 gene encoding uncharacterized protein LOC121198193 isoform X1, translating to MVKAHPSIVQAGGRLEILSSNLNQTLFRCLLCPKLKLTTNRRIQRHMDAHISNALRVQGNIICRCNQPCRPTGHYHCPYCEKTILRKENMETHMHGCQSKTSPPLTLAPPLGPLSASQPCIPVSQEVSRLPCPPTTSAAPPSPPTTSKVPLFPPASSTPPPSPPETHPTHLDQPEEPMVSNASVVDQDHCYTLPFPVSHHSPEVLALSSDIPSASQPEASSTDTCSPEASDEAGATSHDTMNLPSYGVRSLKLARCPHCSLRLYKKNLGAHIQRKHAGLKDITAASHLKNICVDETRGVFAVQKVAHGFSVPIHVQRKTWGNHHQVKCGLEECHKYQLLAKQSGLIYSLCEHIRSLDYCSKIAHEEFLNPEVLEELVSLRIVEESMMETCKSRQKAAEKDHVPFSVLVDLGGSTHQLCLSVHEPRIRSFSCFGRVIVTYNLKKHSWHCPCTNPRKSCPHKSIGKWHVFQTRKDLLPASTQETSHSHSYRATTELDRSVRYTYAEKKIPATLPGDATAPRSLTDYPVCLIPTEETCKLCPGHPRLEEGLLITDKATIVSMSGMKQNISTYNRRCPECHMDYRYQEWRDGVHNFNDHVILTLELCLYMRHGLLSHMSVSRMISCLESFRGQKFPAVSVIFQAYCHFEALNNTEYSYSCVKCGFFPAVIIMDIHRNRVPKLEVSELKTPPEDFDGLHNVEDFWDSVHLEMISRGFFPSSSTNPFVVRPCYENWAPWIGKETRKSDHVLNTEFKKMLTSETEGELSSVTADLLCEELLKQNEATLQSLCKSCSVETSGSRTDLVIRLREKLMNQQTYAEAYESIWGASGGWSVVACPHGIVYSLKFNLQTESPRDFADLLLSWKHFPNVCLYDSAHGLATHTNSRVPDNHPFHPHEGKPAAPTKENLAKAVRRKLKVSLQWLREKRERPEEDGHPRTGSRHRYALHDKLHQSNTKDPHDALRRVDLVPELQHCIKSKAVKHLFADMRKNNYFLNRMTPSTHMFVMRNLIEHRNTICNTELLET from the exons ATGGTCAAA GCCCACCCATCAATAGTTCAGGCAGGGGGCCGGCTCGAAATACTGTCCTCAAATCTCAACCAGACATTATTTCGCTGCCTTCTGTGTCCCAAATTAAAATTAACTACCAACAGGAGGATCCAGAGGCACATGGATGCCCATATCAGCAATGCTTTGCGTGTTCAAG GCAACATCATTTGCAGATGCAACCAGCCGTGCAGGCCAACGGGTCATTATCATTGCCCGTACTGTGAAAAAACAATTCTACGCAAAGAAAATATGGAAACTCACATGCACGGATGCCAAAGTAAAACCTCCCCACCACTGACATTGGCACCACCCTTAGGACCATTATCAGCATCACAGCCATGCATTCCTGTTTCCCAGGAGGTTTCAAGGCTCCCGTGTCCTCCCACAACGTCAGCAGCACCCCCTTCACCTCCTACAACATCAAAAGTACCTCTTTTTCCACCTGCATCATCAACACCGCCCCCTTCTCCACCTGAGACTCATCCAACCCACCTTGATCAGCCGGAGGAGCCTATGGTGTCTAATGCATCAGTAGTCGATCAAGACCATTGTTACACGCTTCCATTCCCAGTTTCTCACCACTCCCCTGAAGTGTTAGCGTTATCAAGCGATATTCCTTCAGCTTCACAACCAGAGGCCTCGAGCACAGACACCTGTTCACCTGAGGCTTCAGATGAGGCTGGTGCAACGTCTCATGACACAATGAACCTGCCATCATACGGTGTCAGAAGTTTAAAGTTGGCGCGGTGCCCTCACTGCTCGCTTCGTCTTTACAAGAAAAACCTGGGTGCCCATATACAGAGGAAGCACGCAGGGCTAAAGGATATCACTGCTGCTTCACACCTAAAAAACATATGTGTTGATGAAACACGCGGAGTATTTGCCGTTCAAAAAGTTGCTCATGGGTTCTCTGTGCCGATACATGTGCAGCGTAAAACATGGGGAAACCATCATCAGGTGAAGTGTGGCTTGGAGGAATGTCACAAGTATCAGTTGCTTGCAAAACAGAGTGGGCTAATCTACAGTCTGTGTGAGCACATTCGATCACTGGATTACTGCAGCAAGATTGCTCACGAGGAGTTTCTTAACCCAGAGGTTCTGGAGGAATTGGTCTCTCTGCGTATTGTTGAAGAATCTATGATGGAAACCTGCAAATCGAggcaaaaagcagcagagaaagaccATGTGCCTTTTTCTGTGTTAGTGGATTTAGGAGGTTCCACTCATcaactttgtctctctgttcaTGAGCCCAGAATTCGTAGCTTCTCCTGCTTTGGCAGAGTTATAGTCACTTATAACTTGAAAAAACACTCCTGGCATTGCCCCTGCACAAACCCTCGCAAATCATGTCCACATAAAAGCATCGGTAAATGGCACGTATTCCAAACCAGGAAAGATCTGCTGCCCGCATCAACTCAAGAGACATCTCACTCTCACAGTTATCGTGCGACCACAGAGCTGGACAGAAGTGTGAGATACACTTATGCAGAGAAGAAAATACCAGCAACTCTTCCTGGAGACGCCACAGCTCCAAGATCTCTGACAGATTACCCTGTTTGTTTGATTCCTACCGAAGAAACGTGCAAGCTCTGTCCAGGCCATCCCAGATTGGAAGAGGGTTTGCTCATCACAGACAAAGCTACGATTGTCAGCATGAGCGGGATGAAACAAA ACATTTCAACTTATAATAGGAGATGCCCTGAATGTCACATGGACTATCGGTACCAGGAGTGGCGAGATGGTGTCCACAACTTCAATGATCATGTTATTCTGACTCTGGAGCTTTGTCTCTATATGCGGCACGGCCTGCTG agcCATATGTCAGTGTCCAGAATGATTAGTTGCTTAGAAAGTTTTCGGGGTCAAAAGTTTCCTGCAGTCAGTGTTATTTTCCAAGCATATTGTCACTTTGAGGCACTGAACAACACAGAGTACAGTTACTCCTGCGTAAAATGTGGCTTCTTCCCTGCTGTTATAATTATGGACATCCACAGAAACAGAGTCCCCAAACTGGAGG TGAGTGAGCTGAAAACACCCCCTGAAGATTTTGATGGACTACACAACGTAGAGGACTTCTGGGACTCTGTACATTTGGAAATGATTAGCCGAGGCTTTTTTCCCA GCTCCTCCACAAATCCATTTGTGGTTCGTCCATGTTATGAAAACTGGGCTCCTTGGATTGGGAAGGAAACCCGCAAATCTGACCATGTCCTCAACACTGAATTCAAAAAGATGCTGACGTCCGAAACTGAGGGAGAACTGAGCAGTGTAACTGCAGACCTTCTTTGCGAGGAGTTACTAAAGCAAAAT GAAGCAACTCTTCAAAGTCTGTGCAAAAGTTGCAGTGTTGAAACGAGTGGATCGCGTACAGATCTGGTGATTCGGCTGAGGGAGAAACTGATGAATCAGCAGACCTATGCCGAAGCATATGAGTCTATTTGGGGTGCTTCTG GTGGATGGTCTGTAGTTGCATGCCCCCATGGCATTGTTTACAGTCTGAAATTCAACCTGCAGACAGAAAGTCCAAGAGATTTCGCTGATCTTcttttgtcatggaaacatttcccaaatgtgtgtctgtatgactcTGCACACGGTTTGGCAACGCACACAAATTCACGAGTCCCTGACAACCACCCATTTCACCCACATGAAGGAAAACCAGCAGCCCCGACAAAGGAGAACTTGGCCAAAGCAGTTCGTCGAAAACTGAAGGTGTCCCTGCAGTGGCTCAGAGAAAAACGTGAGCGTCCAGAGGAAGACGGACATCCGAGAACTGGATCAAGGCACCGTTATGCGTTACATGACAAGCTCCATCAGAGCAACACAAAAGACCCACATGATGCGCTGCGAAGGGTCGATCTGGTACCTGAACTCCAGCACTGTATAAAAAGTAAGGCTGTAAAACACCTGTTTGCCGACATGagaaaaaacaattatttccTCAACCGCATGACACCATCCACACACATGTTCGTGATGAGAAACCTGATCGAGCACAGGAACACGATTTGTAACACAGAGCTTCTGGAAACTTAA
- the LOC121198193 gene encoding uncharacterized protein LOC121198193 isoform X2 has product MVKAHPSIVQAGGRLEILSSNLNQTLFRCLLCPKLKLTTNRRIQRHMDAHISNALRVQGNIICRCNQPCRPTGHYHCPYCEKTILRKENMETHMHGCQSKTSPPLTLAPPLGPLSASQPCIPVSQEVSRLPCPPTTSAAPPSPPTTSKVPLFPPASSTPPPSPPETHPTHLDQPEEPMVSNASVVDQDHCYTLPFPVSHHSPEVLALSSDIPSASQPEASSTDTCSPEASDEAGATSHDTMNLPSYGVRSLKLARCPHCSLRLYKKNLGAHIQRKHAGLKDITAASHLKNICVDETRGVFAVQKVAHGFSVPIHVQRKTWGNHHQVKCGLEECHKYQLLAKQSGLIYSLCEHIRSLDYCSKIAHEEFLNPEVLEELVSLRIVEESMMETCKSRQKAAEKDHVPFSVLVDLGGSTHQLCLSVHEPRIRSFSCFGRVIVTYNLKKHSWHCPCTNPRKSCPHKSIGKWHVFQTRKDLLPASTQETSHSHSYRATTELDRSVRYTYAEKKIPATLPGDATAPRSLTDYPVCLIPTEETCKLCPGHPRLEEGLLITDKATIVSMSGMKQNISTYNRRCPECHMDYRYQEWRDGVHNFNDHVILTLELCLYMRHGLLSHMSVSRMISCLESFRGQKFPAVSVIFQAYCHFEALNNTEYSYSCVKCGFFPAVIIMDIHRNRVPKLEVSELKTPPEDFDGLHNVEDFWDSVHLEMISRGFFPSSSTNPFVVRPCYENWAPWIGKETRKSDHVLNTEFKKMLTSETEGELSSVTADLLCEELLKQNEATLQSLCKSCSVETSGSRTDLVIRLREKLMNQQTYAEAYESIWGASGGWSVVACPHGIVYSLKFNLQTESPRDFADLLLSWKHFPNVCLYDSAHGLATHTNSRVPDNHPFHPHEGKPAAPTKENLAKAVRRKLKVSLQWLREKRERPEEDGHPRTGSRHRYALHDKLHQSNTKDPHDALRRVDLVPELQHCIKRGQASQVSKWSTKHPLMFCWSS; this is encoded by the exons ATGGTCAAA GCCCACCCATCAATAGTTCAGGCAGGGGGCCGGCTCGAAATACTGTCCTCAAATCTCAACCAGACATTATTTCGCTGCCTTCTGTGTCCCAAATTAAAATTAACTACCAACAGGAGGATCCAGAGGCACATGGATGCCCATATCAGCAATGCTTTGCGTGTTCAAG GCAACATCATTTGCAGATGCAACCAGCCGTGCAGGCCAACGGGTCATTATCATTGCCCGTACTGTGAAAAAACAATTCTACGCAAAGAAAATATGGAAACTCACATGCACGGATGCCAAAGTAAAACCTCCCCACCACTGACATTGGCACCACCCTTAGGACCATTATCAGCATCACAGCCATGCATTCCTGTTTCCCAGGAGGTTTCAAGGCTCCCGTGTCCTCCCACAACGTCAGCAGCACCCCCTTCACCTCCTACAACATCAAAAGTACCTCTTTTTCCACCTGCATCATCAACACCGCCCCCTTCTCCACCTGAGACTCATCCAACCCACCTTGATCAGCCGGAGGAGCCTATGGTGTCTAATGCATCAGTAGTCGATCAAGACCATTGTTACACGCTTCCATTCCCAGTTTCTCACCACTCCCCTGAAGTGTTAGCGTTATCAAGCGATATTCCTTCAGCTTCACAACCAGAGGCCTCGAGCACAGACACCTGTTCACCTGAGGCTTCAGATGAGGCTGGTGCAACGTCTCATGACACAATGAACCTGCCATCATACGGTGTCAGAAGTTTAAAGTTGGCGCGGTGCCCTCACTGCTCGCTTCGTCTTTACAAGAAAAACCTGGGTGCCCATATACAGAGGAAGCACGCAGGGCTAAAGGATATCACTGCTGCTTCACACCTAAAAAACATATGTGTTGATGAAACACGCGGAGTATTTGCCGTTCAAAAAGTTGCTCATGGGTTCTCTGTGCCGATACATGTGCAGCGTAAAACATGGGGAAACCATCATCAGGTGAAGTGTGGCTTGGAGGAATGTCACAAGTATCAGTTGCTTGCAAAACAGAGTGGGCTAATCTACAGTCTGTGTGAGCACATTCGATCACTGGATTACTGCAGCAAGATTGCTCACGAGGAGTTTCTTAACCCAGAGGTTCTGGAGGAATTGGTCTCTCTGCGTATTGTTGAAGAATCTATGATGGAAACCTGCAAATCGAggcaaaaagcagcagagaaagaccATGTGCCTTTTTCTGTGTTAGTGGATTTAGGAGGTTCCACTCATcaactttgtctctctgttcaTGAGCCCAGAATTCGTAGCTTCTCCTGCTTTGGCAGAGTTATAGTCACTTATAACTTGAAAAAACACTCCTGGCATTGCCCCTGCACAAACCCTCGCAAATCATGTCCACATAAAAGCATCGGTAAATGGCACGTATTCCAAACCAGGAAAGATCTGCTGCCCGCATCAACTCAAGAGACATCTCACTCTCACAGTTATCGTGCGACCACAGAGCTGGACAGAAGTGTGAGATACACTTATGCAGAGAAGAAAATACCAGCAACTCTTCCTGGAGACGCCACAGCTCCAAGATCTCTGACAGATTACCCTGTTTGTTTGATTCCTACCGAAGAAACGTGCAAGCTCTGTCCAGGCCATCCCAGATTGGAAGAGGGTTTGCTCATCACAGACAAAGCTACGATTGTCAGCATGAGCGGGATGAAACAAA ACATTTCAACTTATAATAGGAGATGCCCTGAATGTCACATGGACTATCGGTACCAGGAGTGGCGAGATGGTGTCCACAACTTCAATGATCATGTTATTCTGACTCTGGAGCTTTGTCTCTATATGCGGCACGGCCTGCTG agcCATATGTCAGTGTCCAGAATGATTAGTTGCTTAGAAAGTTTTCGGGGTCAAAAGTTTCCTGCAGTCAGTGTTATTTTCCAAGCATATTGTCACTTTGAGGCACTGAACAACACAGAGTACAGTTACTCCTGCGTAAAATGTGGCTTCTTCCCTGCTGTTATAATTATGGACATCCACAGAAACAGAGTCCCCAAACTGGAGG TGAGTGAGCTGAAAACACCCCCTGAAGATTTTGATGGACTACACAACGTAGAGGACTTCTGGGACTCTGTACATTTGGAAATGATTAGCCGAGGCTTTTTTCCCA GCTCCTCCACAAATCCATTTGTGGTTCGTCCATGTTATGAAAACTGGGCTCCTTGGATTGGGAAGGAAACCCGCAAATCTGACCATGTCCTCAACACTGAATTCAAAAAGATGCTGACGTCCGAAACTGAGGGAGAACTGAGCAGTGTAACTGCAGACCTTCTTTGCGAGGAGTTACTAAAGCAAAAT GAAGCAACTCTTCAAAGTCTGTGCAAAAGTTGCAGTGTTGAAACGAGTGGATCGCGTACAGATCTGGTGATTCGGCTGAGGGAGAAACTGATGAATCAGCAGACCTATGCCGAAGCATATGAGTCTATTTGGGGTGCTTCTG GTGGATGGTCTGTAGTTGCATGCCCCCATGGCATTGTTTACAGTCTGAAATTCAACCTGCAGACAGAAAGTCCAAGAGATTTCGCTGATCTTcttttgtcatggaaacatttcccaaatgtgtgtctgtatgactcTGCACACGGTTTGGCAACGCACACAAATTCACGAGTCCCTGACAACCACCCATTTCACCCACATGAAGGAAAACCAGCAGCCCCGACAAAGGAGAACTTGGCCAAAGCAGTTCGTCGAAAACTGAAGGTGTCCCTGCAGTGGCTCAGAGAAAAACGTGAGCGTCCAGAGGAAGACGGACATCCGAGAACTGGATCAAGGCACCGTTATGCGTTACATGACAAGCTCCATCAGAGCAACACAAAAGACCCACATGATGCGCTGCGAAGGGTCGATCTGGTACCTGAACTCCAGCACTGTATAAAAA gGGGTCAAGCAAGTCAAGTCTCCAAGTGGTCAACAAAACACCCTTTGATGTTCTGTTGGAGCTCTTGA